A region of uncultured Desulfobacter sp. DNA encodes the following proteins:
- a CDS encoding type II toxin-antitoxin system PemK/MazF family toxin, with protein MAVRSKKKQYIPERGDLVWTDFDPATGNEQMGPRPALVLSPAVFNKKFLLALVAPVTSRVRGHGFEVALTGEKISGAVLCHQVKTIDFVERGLTFAEKAPVSVVSDTLARVRAIVAE; from the coding sequence ATGGCCGTAAGATCTAAAAAAAAACAGTATATCCCCGAACGTGGCGATCTTGTTTGGACAGACTTTGACCCGGCAACCGGTAATGAACAGATGGGACCTCGACCGGCACTGGTCCTTTCTCCTGCGGTTTTCAATAAAAAATTCCTGCTGGCCCTGGTGGCCCCAGTCACAAGTCGGGTCCGGGGGCATGGCTTTGAAGTCGCTTTAACCGGGGAAAAGATTTCTGGTGCTGTCCTCTGCCACCAGGTCAAGACAATTGATTTTGTGGAAAGAGGATTAACATTTGCTGAAAAGGCCCCTGTCTCAGTAGTAAGTGACACCTTGGCTAGAGTAAGGGCTATTGTAGCGGAATAA
- a CDS encoding 2-oxoacid:acceptor oxidoreductase family protein, which yields MESTGMVFTASGGQGVITTAIILARAATIFEGKNAIQSQSYGAAARGGATRADILISDGNLYYPKVEEADVFVALMQEGYNKYVNVIKPGGLMIVDPRYVTTGNVNAKILALPMYDTVVKELGKPIVYSVCVVGALIGATGICKPESAISVIKDAMPAAFFDLNTKALELGITLGKEAA from the coding sequence ATGGAATCAACAGGAATGGTATTTACAGCTTCTGGCGGACAAGGGGTCATCACTACAGCCATTATCCTTGCCAGAGCAGCTACAATCTTTGAGGGCAAAAACGCTATTCAGTCCCAGAGCTACGGAGCTGCTGCCCGTGGCGGCGCTACCCGTGCCGACATTTTAATTTCAGACGGCAATCTTTATTACCCCAAGGTTGAAGAGGCTGATGTTTTTGTCGCCCTGATGCAGGAAGGCTATAACAAATATGTCAACGTGATTAAACCGGGTGGTCTTATGATTGTTGACCCAAGATATGTTACAACCGGCAATGTTAATGCAAAGATCCTGGCGTTGCCCATGTATGACACAGTTGTTAAAGAACTCGGAAAACCGATTGTTTACAGTGTCTGTGTAGTTGGCGCTCTGATCGGTGCCACAGGCATCTGTAAACCCGAATCAGCTATAAGTGTTATCAAGGATGCCATGCCCGCAGCTTTCTTTGACCTGAACACGAAGGCTCTGGAACTTGGTATTACCCTGGGAAAAGAGGCTGCTTAA
- a CDS encoding transposase codes for MDKCPGTYAEIGRFHGTVKILCTEQMTIHSLHQPVNHVARSMCARKIIDLGKLWNIIPELLDFGCNNVGNSIHHPSRSGDVPDTFLNGYQGVVQTDGYSAYAFLDVVQGNSSYGMLGPRAS; via the coding sequence TTGGATAAGTGCCCAGGCACGTATGCTGAGATTGGCCGATTTCATGGTACCGTGAAAATACTTTGTACTGAACAAATGACGATCCATTCGTTGCATCAACCGGTCAACCATGTTGCTCGTTCTATGTGCGCCAGGAAAATCATAGATTTGGGAAAACTGTGGAATATTATCCCTGAGCTTCTTGATTTTGGCTGCAATAACGTCGGAAACTCCATTCATCATCCGTCCAGGTCAGGAGATGTGCCTGACACTTTTTTGAATGGCTATCAAGGGGTAGTTCAGACGGACGGTTATAGCGCCTATGCCTTTCTTGATGTGGTGCAGGGTAATTCTTCATATGGGATGTTGGGTCCACGTGCGTCGTAA
- a CDS encoding 2-oxoacid:acceptor oxidoreductase subunit alpha, producing the protein MAENIQFIPGSDACIEGALYAGCDFFAGYPITPSSEVAEGLAAALPKRGGKFIQMEDEIASMACIIGAALAGKKVMTATSGPGFSLKQEGIGYACMAEVPCVIANIQRGGPSTGNPTHVAQGDTMQARWGSHGDHSIIAMTASNLQDVFKITVEGFNLAEKYRTPVILMFDEATQHLREKVVIPEPGEIEVVDRIRTTIPVGEKYYPYLTDANGQRPMSDFGAGHRFHVTGLHHNIMGFPDVSPENVNMLIHHLVDKIESKANEIAMYKEYYMDDADYVIVAYGTTTRSALQAAEDYRNQFGIKVGVLELQVVWPFAGDIVREKCANTKAVIVAEMNMGQIVNEVKRVVAEPEKVYFSNRVDNQIIKPSDIKAAIRMITGKGI; encoded by the coding sequence ATGGCTGAGAATATACAATTTATTCCAGGAAGTGATGCCTGTATTGAAGGCGCCCTGTATGCCGGGTGTGACTTTTTTGCAGGTTATCCCATCACACCGTCTTCAGAAGTTGCAGAGGGTTTAGCTGCTGCACTTCCCAAAAGAGGCGGCAAATTTATCCAGATGGAAGACGAAATTGCATCCATGGCCTGTATCATCGGCGCAGCCCTTGCCGGGAAAAAGGTTATGACCGCAACTTCCGGCCCCGGCTTCTCCCTGAAACAGGAAGGTATCGGATACGCCTGTATGGCGGAAGTTCCCTGTGTTATCGCCAATATCCAGAGAGGCGGGCCATCCACAGGTAACCCCACCCATGTCGCCCAGGGTGACACAATGCAGGCCAGATGGGGCTCCCATGGTGACCACAGCATTATTGCCATGACAGCGTCCAACCTCCAGGATGTATTTAAAATTACTGTTGAAGGCTTTAACCTGGCTGAAAAATACCGGACACCTGTTATTCTGATGTTTGATGAGGCCACCCAGCACCTGAGAGAAAAAGTGGTCATTCCCGAACCCGGCGAGATCGAAGTTGTCGACAGAATCAGAACCACGATTCCCGTAGGTGAAAAATACTATCCCTATCTTACCGATGCAAACGGCCAGCGTCCCATGTCCGATTTCGGTGCAGGCCATCGTTTCCACGTGACCGGTCTTCATCATAACATTATGGGTTTCCCCGACGTGAGCCCTGAGAATGTTAACATGCTGATCCACCACCTGGTGGATAAAATCGAAAGTAAAGCCAACGAAATCGCCATGTACAAAGAGTACTACATGGATGATGCCGACTATGTCATCGTTGCCTATGGCACAACAACCAGATCCGCCCTCCAGGCTGCCGAAGACTATCGCAATCAGTTTGGTATCAAGGTCGGCGTTTTAGAGCTTCAGGTTGTATGGCCCTTTGCAGGGGATATTGTCAGAGAAAAATGTGCCAATACCAAGGCCGTGATTGTAGCGGAAATGAATATGGGCCAGATTGTCAACGAGGTAAAACGTGTTGTGGCTGAGCCTGAAAAGGTTTACTTCTCCAACCGGGTCGACAACCAAATCATCAAGCCCAGCGACATTAAAGCTGCTATCAGAATGATCACAGGAAAGGGGATATAA
- a CDS encoding FprA family A-type flavoprotein encodes MKFQKIVDDIYRLAVNIEDENYLFEGIWPIPHGISINAYLIKGEKNVLIDLTQNIMDFPSAITAQMEGVSLSVEDIDIIVVNHMEPDHAGWLREFCQKNTKGVIYCTKKAIPLLEAFAAVPADRAIAITDGMTLEVGDYELQFFETPNIHWPETMMTYETKRKILFACDAFGSYGKVEGDTFFDDQLSEEKHAFFENEALRYYANIVSTFSGPVLKGLAKLSGLEVKVICPSHGIIWRENPGVIIDHYKRYAEYSKGPAEREITLVWSSMYGNTKSMLNLIIETIRKHKIPVHVYQVPGDDIGYILADAWKSAGLIFGMPTYEYKVFPPMAHIIDELIVKKVTNKKVFRYGSYGWVGGAQRDFEARIEKSGWDMLGFYEWQGAPTVEDEQAMVEKIDSFCKELISFTA; translated from the coding sequence ATGAAATTTCAGAAAATAGTAGATGATATTTACCGCCTTGCGGTTAACATTGAAGATGAGAATTACCTTTTTGAAGGAATCTGGCCGATTCCCCACGGCATTTCCATAAACGCATATCTGATCAAGGGTGAAAAAAATGTGCTCATTGATCTGACCCAGAACATCATGGACTTTCCCTCGGCCATTACCGCACAGATGGAAGGTGTTTCTTTAAGCGTGGAAGACATTGACATCATCGTGGTAAACCACATGGAACCGGATCATGCCGGCTGGCTGAGGGAATTTTGTCAAAAAAATACCAAGGGCGTGATTTACTGTACCAAAAAGGCAATTCCCCTGTTAGAGGCCTTTGCCGCAGTGCCTGCGGACCGGGCCATAGCCATCACGGACGGCATGACCCTGGAAGTCGGGGATTATGAACTCCAGTTTTTTGAAACGCCCAATATCCATTGGCCCGAAACCATGATGACCTATGAGACCAAGCGGAAAATTCTGTTTGCCTGCGATGCCTTTGGCTCATACGGTAAGGTGGAGGGGGACACCTTTTTTGACGACCAGCTCTCCGAAGAGAAACATGCTTTTTTTGAAAATGAGGCTTTACGCTATTACGCCAATATCGTTTCCACATTTTCGGGCCCTGTACTCAAAGGCCTTGCCAAACTGTCCGGACTGGAAGTTAAAGTCATCTGCCCGTCCCACGGAATCATCTGGCGGGAGAATCCCGGCGTGATCATCGACCATTACAAACGCTATGCAGAGTACAGCAAGGGACCGGCGGAACGGGAAATCACCCTGGTCTGGTCCAGCATGTACGGCAACACAAAATCAATGCTGAATCTTATTATTGAGACCATAAGAAAACACAAAATTCCGGTGCATGTTTACCAGGTCCCCGGTGATGACATCGGCTATATCCTGGCCGACGCCTGGAAGTCCGCCGGGCTTATTTTCGGCATGCCCACTTACGAGTACAAAGTCTTTCCCCCCATGGCACATATCATTGACGAGCTGATTGTAAAAAAAGTGACCAACAAAAAGGTTTTCAGATACGGCTCCTATGGATGGGTCGGGGGAGCACAGCGTGATTTTGAAGCCAGAATTGAAAAGTCCGGATGGGATATGCTCGGGTTTTATGAATGGCAGGGCGCTCCCACCGTCGAGGATGAACAGGCCATGGTTGAGAAGATCGACTCCTTTTGCAAGGAACTGATCTCGTTTACCGCGTAA
- a CDS encoding transposase — protein MRRKFMDVVKAAGKPKGKKKTGKALSYIRKLYKIEKDAKAINLTGEALLHERQDKAKHVLDEFKKWLDATVEITPPQSLLGKAVNYALNQWHRLVIYADTAHVTPDNNMAENTIRPFVIGRKNWLFSVTPEGAAASAAIYSLIETAKANGLEPYWYFRYLLEKLPDAMTEDDYKALLPQYLDKTELAGPPHIA, from the coding sequence GTGCGTCGTAAGTTCATGGACGTGGTGAAGGCGGCCGGAAAACCAAAGGGCAAAAAGAAAACAGGTAAGGCGTTGTCATACATCCGGAAGCTCTACAAGATTGAAAAAGATGCCAAAGCAATAAATCTTACCGGAGAGGCCTTGCTTCATGAACGTCAGGACAAGGCAAAACATGTGCTGGATGAGTTTAAAAAATGGCTGGATGCGACTGTCGAGATAACGCCTCCCCAAAGCTTGCTTGGCAAAGCCGTCAACTATGCTTTGAATCAATGGCACCGCTTGGTCATCTATGCAGATACGGCCCATGTCACTCCGGACAACAATATGGCCGAAAACACCATTCGCCCTTTTGTGATCGGACGCAAAAATTGGCTCTTCTCTGTAACCCCTGAAGGCGCCGCTGCCAGTGCAGCCATTTACAGCCTAATTGAAACCGCCAAAGCAAATGGTCTTGAACCATACTGGTATTTTCGTTACCTTCTGGAAAAACTCCCCGATGCTATGACCGAGGATGATTACAAAGCTTTGTTACCTCAATACCTCGACAAGACCGAACTTGCCGGTCCTCCTCATATCGCATAA
- a CDS encoding glycosyltransferase family A protein — protein sequence MTFQKKDMISVVLPTFNRAWTLAKALDSALAQDYLNREIIVVDDGSTDGTRELLAGYKDKIRVLFQDNKGVSAARNLGIRESRGSFIALLDSDDAWEKNKLSCQMAFFQSNPGAMICQTEEIWIRKGKRVNPKNKHKKPSGMIFEPSLKLCLVSPSAVMIKKQLFDRKGMFNEAFPVCEDYDLWLRISHDTPVFLIDTPLTVKTGGHGDQLSATHSQDKYRIQSILNLIKSNVLSPDHEQAALNVFKEKCRIFANGCIKRGRKEEGAHYLMLAEG from the coding sequence ATGACATTTCAAAAAAAAGATATGATCAGTGTTGTTCTCCCTACATTTAACAGGGCCTGGACCCTGGCAAAGGCTCTTGATTCTGCCCTTGCCCAGGACTACCTGAACAGGGAAATCATTGTGGTGGATGACGGGTCAACAGACGGGACCCGGGAACTGCTGGCAGGATATAAAGATAAAATCCGGGTCCTGTTTCAGGACAACAAGGGGGTGAGTGCTGCCCGGAATTTGGGGATCCGGGAGAGCCGGGGAAGCTTCATTGCCCTGCTTGACTCCGATGATGCCTGGGAAAAGAACAAACTTTCCTGCCAGATGGCTTTTTTTCAATCCAATCCCGGGGCAATGATCTGCCAGACCGAGGAGATCTGGATCAGAAAGGGGAAACGGGTTAACCCAAAGAACAAACATAAAAAACCGTCGGGCATGATTTTTGAGCCGTCTTTAAAATTGTGCCTGGTCAGCCCTTCGGCCGTGATGATCAAAAAACAGCTCTTTGACCGCAAAGGAATGTTTAACGAGGCGTTCCCGGTGTGCGAGGATTATGATCTGTGGCTTCGTATTTCCCATGATACCCCCGTGTTTCTCATTGACACCCCTTTAACGGTAAAAACCGGGGGACACGGGGATCAGCTTTCCGCCACCCACTCCCAGGATAAATACCGGATCCAGTCCATCCTGAATTTAATTAAGTCCAATGTACTTTCTCCGGATCATGAGCAGGCCGCTTTAAACGTATTCAAAGAAAAGTGCCGGATTTTTGCCAACGGGTGTATAAAACGGGGCCGGAAGGAAGAAGGTGCCCATTACCTGATGCTTGCAGAAGGGTAA
- a CDS encoding response regulator: protein MRSMFKFIFFIWFLLLYSAPNLCHAHDGKAADFLKTLTREEQQWLKAHPVIRLGTGSDRPPFEFVDDQGKYQGIVADYLELIVSRLPVTFRRVEKEDGSQLSWTQILNAAQNKQLDCVACLVKTGERTRYLDFTRPYLDFPYVVVVDRNNDTYRKLSDFNGQKFAVVDSHPVSKQLRMQHPELIYVPVENPLQGLRAVALGKVAGYVVNAGDASYHIKKHSLNQLKIAVTLEDIDTQLHMGVRKDWPLLAVILDKALNSLTARETMAIHNRWISLDYEKKIAWHHVLSVAAPPVFIFLVIIALVLMVNRRLKKEVVKRQQTEKLLLKSEERLHFALDAANAYYWQIDMQSREITYTSLQLFVCAGYSEQDAPQTLDAYFSLIHPDDKALIDEEFQKVFSGKTTLKNDYRLRRKQSGWIWIHSAGQVVEWDTRGKASKIAGLTMDITERHSLLKKITQSQEQLRIISEYTHDWQSWRDLDGKLLWVNQAVERVTGYTVAECMKMHDYPFPIYDERDGDVYRNITNAVLKEKKRQEAQLRVRRKDGRQVWVSSAYEPVLDQNGRIIGLAGAAKDITKQIKAEQGLRLLSKVFKDSSDPIVITDLSGNITDLNEAVIEAYGYSREELLGKYIGIFAEKDAETTHSTLYRRCIKGEVLKNIEGNRVRKDGTVLPHLFTYSLLKDDKGKHLGIASIAKDITWIKEAEKELKDYRSHLEDLVKERTRDLEEARQVAEDATRAKSDFLANMSHEIRTPLNAIIGFAHLALQTELDSRQHDYIHKIQNGSKALLGVINDILDFSKIEAGKLTMESIEFFLEEVLETVTNLVGIKAQENGLEVIYNIDPNIPRTLIGDPIRLGQILLNLTNNAVKFTKEGQIVLGCALVEEEADEAMLEFYVQDTGIGLTKAHQDKLFQAFSQADATTTRKYGGTGLGLFISKSLVEMMNGHIRVESEYGQGTTFFFTVRLKRVGLQTITSRFAASDTPKKKILVVDDNSISRTVLEKMLTAMSFKVIQADSAEAGLDELEAAGKQGEPFDLVLMDWQMPGMDGLQASETIKNTLGTLPPSVLMVSAHAREELIQKANRLGLDGCLIKPVSPSLLSDSIMTALGEKVQPRTNPCPNERLACVTKIQGVKLLVAEDNEVNQQVAKGILENYGFIVDLADNGILALEAVQKTKYDAVLMDINMPEMDGYAASREIRQLSGYQDLPIIAMTANAMSGDREKALAAGMNDHVAKPIDVKNLFNTLSTWIKTSGPESGQNMEIQPGTKINNALSSETLGPLPGINIKAGLNRMSQDSSLYLNLLKKFAESQADTANKIQQALVKKDIETAQRLAHTIKGVSGNISATLVFESAKRIDNALKNIDIEAVLSLLPDFSARLSEVVQGINSLETEKQTGKTQQNGPVPDLDALKPILLALQRMLDENDTHAVSIAGQLRDQIPGGSMEGGLMDQLGWEIGEYDFNKARITLQHLFQKMGLD, encoded by the coding sequence ATGCGGTCTATGTTTAAATTTATTTTCTTTATCTGGTTCCTGCTTTTGTATAGCGCTCCAAACCTGTGCCATGCCCATGATGGTAAAGCCGCTGATTTTCTCAAAACACTGACCCGGGAAGAGCAGCAGTGGCTGAAAGCCCATCCGGTGATCAGGCTCGGGACGGGGTCTGATCGGCCGCCATTTGAATTTGTCGATGACCAGGGAAAATACCAGGGAATTGTTGCCGATTATCTTGAATTGATCGTAAGTCGCCTTCCAGTGACCTTCAGGCGTGTGGAAAAAGAAGACGGATCCCAGCTTTCATGGACGCAGATACTTAACGCAGCCCAAAATAAGCAATTAGATTGTGTGGCCTGCCTGGTGAAGACTGGGGAACGAACCCGTTATCTTGATTTTACCAGACCCTATCTTGATTTCCCTTATGTTGTGGTGGTGGACCGAAATAATGACACATACAGAAAACTATCCGATTTTAATGGCCAGAAATTTGCGGTGGTGGATTCTCACCCCGTCAGCAAACAACTGCGCATGCAACACCCGGAACTGATCTATGTTCCTGTGGAAAATCCGCTGCAGGGGCTGCGGGCCGTTGCCCTTGGCAAAGTTGCCGGTTATGTTGTTAACGCGGGAGATGCAAGTTATCACATAAAAAAACACAGCTTAAACCAACTGAAGATTGCAGTGACTTTGGAAGATATAGATACTCAGCTTCATATGGGTGTGCGTAAAGACTGGCCATTGCTTGCGGTCATCCTGGATAAAGCTCTTAACTCTTTGACAGCCCGGGAAACAATGGCTATCCACAACCGGTGGATCTCCCTTGATTATGAAAAAAAAATAGCCTGGCACCACGTTCTGAGCGTTGCTGCCCCCCCTGTTTTTATTTTTCTGGTTATTATTGCGCTGGTGTTAATGGTGAACAGGAGATTAAAAAAAGAGGTTGTCAAACGGCAACAGACTGAAAAGCTGCTACTAAAAAGCGAAGAACGTCTCCACTTTGCCCTGGACGCAGCTAACGCCTATTATTGGCAAATTGACATGCAATCCCGGGAAATTACCTATACTTCATTACAACTTTTTGTTTGCGCAGGATATTCAGAGCAGGACGCACCGCAGACCCTGGACGCTTATTTTTCTTTGATTCACCCGGATGATAAGGCATTGATAGATGAAGAATTTCAAAAAGTTTTTTCAGGCAAAACGACCTTAAAAAACGATTACCGGCTGCGCCGTAAACAATCCGGCTGGATATGGATCCATTCCGCAGGACAGGTTGTGGAATGGGACACCCGAGGGAAGGCTTCCAAAATCGCAGGCCTGACCATGGACATTACGGAACGACACAGCCTGCTTAAAAAAATCACCCAGTCCCAGGAACAGTTGCGGATTATATCGGAGTACACCCACGACTGGCAGTCCTGGCGGGATCTTGACGGCAAACTGCTATGGGTGAATCAGGCCGTTGAACGGGTGACAGGCTATACTGTGGCCGAGTGTATGAAGATGCATGACTATCCCTTTCCGATATATGATGAAAGGGATGGAGATGTTTATAGAAACATCACAAACGCCGTGCTTAAGGAAAAAAAGCGCCAGGAGGCACAGCTTCGCGTGCGCCGTAAAGACGGCCGCCAGGTATGGGTGTCCTCGGCCTATGAACCGGTCCTGGACCAAAACGGCCGGATCATAGGACTTGCCGGCGCCGCCAAGGATATTACAAAACAAATAAAGGCGGAACAGGGCCTTCGTCTGTTGTCCAAAGTTTTTAAAGACAGTTCGGACCCGATTGTGATCACGGATCTTTCCGGAAACATTACTGATTTGAATGAAGCAGTGATTGAAGCTTATGGATATTCCAGGGAGGAGCTCCTGGGTAAATATATCGGAATATTTGCCGAGAAAGATGCGGAGACCACCCACAGTACCCTTTACCGACGCTGTATCAAGGGAGAAGTATTAAAAAATATCGAGGGCAACCGGGTCAGAAAGGACGGGACTGTCCTGCCCCATCTGTTTACCTATTCCCTGCTGAAGGATGACAAAGGCAAGCATCTGGGCATTGCATCCATTGCCAAGGATATTACCTGGATCAAGGAGGCGGAAAAGGAACTTAAAGACTACCGAAGCCACCTGGAAGACCTGGTCAAAGAGCGAACCCGTGACCTGGAAGAGGCAAGGCAGGTGGCCGAAGATGCCACCCGGGCAAAAAGTGATTTTCTGGCCAATATGAGCCATGAAATCCGCACCCCGCTCAATGCTATCATCGGTTTTGCCCATCTGGCCCTCCAAACCGAACTGGATTCAAGACAGCATGATTACATCCACAAAATTCAAAACGGCTCCAAGGCGCTTCTCGGTGTTATCAATGACATTCTCGATTTCAGCAAAATTGAGGCCGGAAAACTCACCATGGAGTCCATTGAATTTTTCCTGGAAGAGGTTTTGGAGACGGTTACCAATCTTGTGGGCATCAAGGCCCAGGAAAATGGGTTGGAGGTCATTTACAACATTGATCCGAACATTCCCCGCACACTTATCGGAGACCCCATCCGACTTGGCCAGATTCTTCTCAACCTGACCAATAATGCGGTAAAATTTACAAAAGAAGGGCAGATTGTTTTAGGGTGTGCATTGGTCGAAGAAGAGGCAGATGAGGCTATGCTCGAATTTTACGTCCAGGACACCGGCATCGGCCTGACCAAAGCCCACCAGGACAAATTGTTTCAGGCCTTTTCCCAGGCAGATGCCACCACCACCCGCAAATACGGGGGCACGGGCCTGGGGCTGTTTATCAGTAAATCACTGGTGGAAATGATGAACGGCCATATCCGGGTGGAAAGCGAATATGGACAGGGCACCACCTTTTTCTTCACTGTCCGCCTAAAACGAGTTGGGCTGCAGACGATTACATCACGCTTTGCTGCCTCTGACACCCCAAAGAAAAAAATTCTGGTGGTGGATGACAATTCCATTTCACGCACGGTGCTGGAAAAAATGCTCACAGCCATGTCTTTTAAAGTCATCCAGGCTGACAGCGCAGAAGCCGGCCTGGATGAACTGGAGGCGGCCGGCAAACAGGGTGAGCCCTTTGATCTGGTCCTCATGGACTGGCAGATGCCGGGAATGGATGGCCTGCAAGCCTCTGAAACAATAAAAAATACTTTGGGCACCCTCCCCCCTTCGGTGCTCATGGTTTCGGCCCATGCCCGGGAGGAGTTAATACAAAAGGCCAATCGCCTGGGGCTTGACGGCTGTCTGATCAAACCGGTTTCTCCGTCTTTATTATCCGATTCAATCATGACGGCACTGGGAGAAAAAGTGCAGCCACGCACAAATCCGTGCCCAAACGAACGACTTGCTTGTGTGACAAAAATACAGGGCGTAAAACTTCTGGTGGCCGAGGACAACGAGGTGAACCAACAGGTGGCCAAAGGAATTCTTGAAAACTACGGTTTTATTGTAGATCTCGCCGATAACGGCATCCTGGCATTGGAGGCCGTGCAGAAAACAAAATATGACGCCGTGCTCATGGATATCAATATGCCGGAAATGGACGGTTACGCAGCCAGCCGTGAAATCAGACAACTTTCCGGATATCAGGATCTGCCCATTATCGCCATGACAGCCAATGCCATGAGCGGAGACAGGGAAAAAGCTCTGGCCGCCGGAATGAATGATCATGTGGCCAAACCCATTGATGTCAAAAACCTTTTCAATACCTTAAGTACATGGATTAAGACTTCCGGTCCCGAATCCGGCCAGAACATGGAAATTCAGCCAGGCACAAAAATTAATAATGCCTTATCATCTGAAACTCTGGGGCCTCTGCCGGGTATTAACATTAAAGCAGGACTGAACCGTATGTCCCAGGACTCATCTTTATACTTGAATCTATTGAAAAAATTTGCCGAAAGTCAGGCGGATACCGCAAATAAAATCCAGCAGGCTCTGGTCAAAAAGGACATTGAAACAGCCCAAAGACTTGCCCATACAATTAAAGGCGTTTCAGGCAATATCAGCGCAACCCTTGTTTTTGAATCCGCAAAACGGATAGATAATGCACTCAAAAACATAGACATTGAGGCGGTCCTATCCCTGCTGCCGGATTTTTCAGCGCGTCTTTCGGAAGTTGTCCAGGGAATCAACAGCCTTGAAACAGAAAAACAAACCGGAAAAACGCAACAGAATGGGCCTGTCCCTGACCTGGATGCGCTCAAACCGATACTTTTGGCACTTCAAAGGATGCTTGACGAAAATGATACCCACGCCGTCAGCATTGCCGGACAGCTCAGGGATCAGATTCCGGGAGGTTCGATGGAAGGCGGCCTGATGGATCAGCTTGGCTGGGAAATTGGTGAGTACGATTTTAATAAAGCCAGGATTACACTTCAACATCTTTTCCAGAAAATGGGGCTTGACTGA
- a CDS encoding 2-oxoacid:ferredoxin oxidoreductase subunit beta has product MSEFDVKKYIRAQFFPHMWCPGCGHGTVMGALLRAIHDLGLDNNEVSVVSGIGCSSRISGYLDFNTAHTMHGRALPTATGVKLANPNLKVIVPFGDGDSTAIGGNHFIHACRRNIDITAIVMNNRIYGMTGGQYSPMSGCGVKASTAPYGVPDRAFDLVELAKGAGATFVARTTVYHAKEAQSTIKKAIEHKGFSVVEILSMCPTQFGRKNKAGEAPQMMEWYKDNTVPIGSKKLEENPDLIQRGVFVDEEALEYCEAYQTNVIDKVMKKG; this is encoded by the coding sequence ATGAGCGAATTTGATGTAAAAAAGTATATCCGGGCCCAATTTTTTCCCCATATGTGGTGTCCGGGTTGCGGACACGGAACTGTTATGGGTGCCCTTCTCCGGGCCATCCATGATCTGGGATTAGACAACAATGAGGTTTCCGTTGTCTCCGGTATCGGATGTTCTTCAAGAATCTCCGGTTACCTGGATTTCAACACCGCACATACCATGCACGGCAGGGCACTTCCCACTGCCACAGGTGTTAAGCTTGCCAACCCCAACCTGAAAGTTATTGTCCCCTTTGGTGACGGTGACTCCACGGCCATCGGCGGCAACCACTTCATCCATGCCTGCAGAAGAAATATCGATATTACAGCCATCGTCATGAACAACAGGATCTACGGCATGACCGGCGGACAGTACTCACCCATGTCCGGCTGTGGTGTAAAAGCAAGTACTGCCCCTTATGGTGTTCCCGATCGTGCATTTGATCTGGTGGAACTGGCCAAAGGCGCAGGTGCAACTTTTGTGGCAAGAACTACCGTTTACCATGCCAAAGAAGCTCAAAGTACAATCAAAAAAGCCATTGAACACAAAGGCTTTTCAGTGGTTGAAATTCTGTCCATGTGCCCAACCCAGTTCGGCAGAAAGAACAAGGCCGGTGAGGCGCCCCAGATGATGGAATGGTACAAGGACAATACTGTACCCATAGGTTCCAAAAAACTGGAAGAAAATCCGGATCTTATTCAACGCGGCGTTTTTGTTGATGAAGAAGCACTCGAATATTGCGAAGCTTACCAAACAAACGTCATTGACAAGGTAATGAAGAAAGGATAG
- a CDS encoding 4Fe-4S binding protein — MAKGKNVKHIIDKSWCKGCGICVHFCPKQVLELNSDEKAVAARPEDCIACKLCELRCPDLAIQILVEEGE; from the coding sequence ATGGCAAAAGGAAAAAACGTCAAACACATTATTGACAAGAGCTGGTGCAAGGGGTGCGGCATTTGCGTTCACTTCTGCCCCAAACAGGTTCTGGAACTGAACAGCGATGAAAAAGCTGTGGCAGCCCGCCCTGAAGACTGCATTGCATGCAAGCTTTGCGAACTTCGGTGCCCTGATCTGGCAATTCAAATTTTAGTTGAGGAGGGGGAATAA